A single region of the Silene latifolia isolate original U9 population chromosome 8, ASM4854445v1, whole genome shotgun sequence genome encodes:
- the LOC141595206 gene encoding uncharacterized protein LOC141595206, translating into MGDLNCGIFLKKFSEDCHDPWLWLGDFNTVLSPVERLGGSTSDAEMEHFQDCAPLERVYSRLDRAMGNLEWFEQFGDSVAHFHPEGLFDHCPYTVMDRNSEIKGRKSFKYFNMWGTAPTFKSLVSDCWSKHYQGTKMFGIVKRLKDLKPILKALNRDCFSDIENNTNIANLALENIQKALIDSPSDADLLQQELDLAHDLKDLITARDSFLIQKAKV; encoded by the exons ATGGGAGACTTGAACTGTGGAatttttttgaagaagttttctgAGGATTGTCAtgacccttggctttggttgGGTGATTTTAATACTGTCCTCAGTCCAGTTGAGAGATTGGGTGGGAGCACATCTGATGCTGAAATGGAGCATTTTCAGGACTGT GCTCCTTTGGAGAGAGTTTATAGTAGGCTTGACCGTGCTATGGGGAATCTAGAATGGTTTGAACAGTTTGGGGACAGTGTGGCTCATTTTCATCCTGAGGGCCTCTTTGATCACTGTCCTTATACAGTAATGGATAGGAATTCTGAGATTAAGGGGAGGAAAAGTTTCAAATACTTTAACATGTGGGGGACTGCTCCAACTTTTAAATCTCTGGTTTCTGATTGTTGGTCCAAGCACTATCAGGGGACTAAGATGTTTGGGATTGTCAAAAGACTTAAAGATTTGAAACCTATTCTTAAAGCTCTCAACAGAGATTGTTTCTCTGATATAGAGAACAATACCAATATAGCTAATCTTGCCCTGGAGAATATTCAGAAAGCACTTATTGATAGCCCTAGTGATGCTGATCTCTTGCAGCAGGAACTGGATTTGGCACATGATCTTAAGGATCTTATAACTGCCAGAGATAGCTTCCTGATTCAAAAGGCAAAGGTGTAA